A part of Pseudomonas sp. MYb118 genomic DNA contains:
- the yghU gene encoding glutathione-dependent disulfide-bond oxidoreductase: protein MSKAPYVPPKVWKHEAPSGGQFASINRPTAGPTHDKVLPVGKHPLQLYSLATPNGVKVTILLEELLALGHTGAEYDAWLIRIGEGDQFSSGFVEVNPNSKIPALLDRSVEPAVRVFESGSILLYLAEKFGAFLPTDHAGRTETLNWLFWQMGSAPYLGGGFGHFYAYAPEKFEYAIDRFTMEAKRQLDVLDQRLAQNRYLAGDHYTIADIAVWPWYGQLVRNNVYSAAEFLSAHEYRHVQRWAEDIAQRPAVLRGQRVNRTWGDETSQVPERHSAADLD from the coding sequence ATGAGCAAAGCGCCCTACGTTCCGCCCAAGGTCTGGAAACACGAAGCCCCGTCTGGTGGCCAGTTCGCCAGCATCAATCGACCGACTGCCGGCCCCACCCATGACAAGGTCCTGCCGGTTGGCAAGCACCCACTGCAACTCTATTCCCTGGCCACGCCTAACGGCGTGAAGGTCACCATCCTGCTCGAAGAGCTGCTGGCCCTCGGGCATACCGGCGCGGAATACGATGCCTGGCTGATCCGTATTGGCGAGGGCGACCAGTTCTCCAGCGGCTTTGTCGAGGTCAACCCGAACTCGAAAATCCCGGCGTTGCTGGACCGCAGCGTGGAGCCGGCGGTCCGCGTGTTCGAGTCAGGTTCGATCCTGTTGTACCTGGCGGAAAAGTTCGGCGCCTTCCTGCCGACCGATCACGCCGGACGCACCGAAACCCTGAACTGGCTGTTCTGGCAGATGGGCTCGGCGCCCTACCTGGGGGGCGGCTTCGGGCATTTCTATGCCTATGCGCCGGAGAAATTCGAATACGCGATCGACCGTTTCACCATGGAAGCCAAGCGTCAGCTGGACGTGCTCGACCAGCGCCTGGCGCAGAACCGCTACCTGGCCGGCGACCACTACACCATCGCCGACATCGCCGTCTGGCCCTGGTACGGCCAACTGGTGCGCAACAACGTGTACTCGGCAGCAGAATTCCTGTCCGCCCACGAGTACCGGCACGTACAGCGCTGGGCCGAAGACATCGCCCAGCGGCCGGCAGTGCTCCGTGGCCAGCGGGTCAACCGCACCTGGGGCGATGAAACGAGCCAGGTACCGGAGCGACATTCGGCTGCGGACCTGGATTGA